The DNA sequence GTGAGAGGGGTGCGGAATGTGGGCTACAGCCCCTTCCCTCCTTGCGCCTTCACCTCCTTGGGCGACCGAGCGTCTGGCTGAGGCTCCGGCGCTTCCTTGCCTCCTGAGGCCCCCCGGGGGGCCCCGGCGGACGGCCGGGGCGTGGCCCCGGGTCCGGGGGGGCGAGGGGGAAGGGAGCCTCCCCCTCAGGGCCCTTTGGCCAGAAGGCTCCTCACCGCCTCCGGCAAGGGCTCGTCCGGAAAGAGGGCCTGGAAGCGCCGGGCGAGGTCCCCGAGGAGGGGGCGGAGCCCCTCCTCCCTCAGGGCCTGGGGAAAGAGCTCGGCCATCTCCGCGAGGAGGGACTGCCGCGCCAGGTGGCGGGCCACGAGCAGGGCCTCCCCCTCGAGGCCCGCGGCGCGGCCCCGCTTGAGCCGCTCCGCCCCCTTACGCACCGCGGGGCTTTCCAGGAGGCGGCGGCAGGTGGGGCAGGGGTGGGCCTCGCTGGGGCTTTCGCAGATGGGGCAGGGCTCCCCCCGCCGGTGGCGCAGGAGGGCAAGGGCCGCCCGAGCCACCGACCCCCGCAACTCCGGAAGGGCCTCCCGGGCCAGCTCCCAGGCCTTGCGGGTCCCCTCGGGGTCCTCGGGGGCGGGGGAGCCG is a window from the Thermus thermamylovorans genome containing:
- a CDS encoding DUF721 domain-containing protein; translated protein: MPRRLKEVLPETLRRLGGEERWRRGAVLAAWKEVVGRELARLTEAVALEGGILTVRVADALTAHGLTYSRLALLRHYEERFPGMVREIRFVVGQVGAPPSPGSPAPEDPEGTRKAWELAREALPELRGSVARAALALLRHRRGEPCPICESPSEAHPCPTCRRLLESPAVRKGAERLKRGRAAGLEGEALLVARHLARQSLLAEMAELFPQALREEGLRPLLGDLARRFQALFPDEPLPEAVRSLLAKGP